Sequence from the Vanacampus margaritifer isolate UIUO_Vmar chromosome 18, RoL_Vmar_1.0, whole genome shotgun sequence genome:
gggttcgatcgaatcCCAGGGATTCGGTGATTCAGTCTCTGTGCCACAAGCAATTTCGTGCGCTCagtgtgatggtacgtcgtgtgatttctttactATTTTAATCTCTTAAtagtatgtgcaatatgaattcacatgtataatggaacgtatggtgttccacagggttcaattctggggcctctgcttttttttaaaattgtatttgctgTCGCTGTGGTTGTTTCTCATTTCCAGGCCATTAGAGAGAGGATGGCGCAAAGCAAAAGCCGGCTCACCCGTCCAACCCAAGGTGGGAATGAACCAAGAAGTGGTGAGTCGGCAGCGTGGGCAAAGGATCGCGGTGCCCGTCAAGAAGCTGTTCGCCCGAGAGAAGAGGCCTTACGGGCTCGGCATTGTCGGCCGGCTCACCAACCGAACGTATCGAACGCGCATAGACAGCTTTGTCAAAAGACAGATGGACGACATGGCCGATCACAGGTAAGAAATTTGATTCTCCTCAGTTGGAGTAAAAGTataaacactaaaaacaaaaacaaatacacaatcTAAAATTTACATACAAAGTATTTGGTGGTGTTTTCGACTAATGTTCTCCTGCTGTTGTCATCCATCACCAGGCCTTTCTTCAGCTACTGGATCACATTCGTCCATTTACTTATCACCATCCTGGCTGTCACCATCCACAGCATCGCTCCTGTGGGCTTCTCACAACATGAAACCGTGGATTCGGTCAGTAACATGTTTGTGGAATTGTCCCCAGGAAACATTCAGTATAAAAGAGTAATGCTGCTTtccttaaatatatatttatatatatatatactttttaggTGTTAAGGAGCACAGGTGtgtatgaaaatgtgaaatttgtgCAACAAGAAAATTTCTGGATTGGTCCAAGTTCAGTGAgtatttgcaatattttcaatttgcaaTTGTCTACTAACACACAGCTTTGGATCACTATtaacatttactgtaattgtaCTAGTATGCCAAAGTGCAGAAATGTCATGTACTCtagttgtggaaaaaaatattgtagtaGTGTATAGGCCATATTTTTTCCAAGTCCATACTGTGCCCCCCTTTAAAGGAACACAGATTCGGTCTTGCTTTGGTTCCCTATCTATTTTTTGTCTAAGAAACTCGGGGCGCTAAGTAGCGAACCGTCAGGCTTCCCATCCTGTTTCACTTttttggtcattgttattttttgggttTCTCGGACAGATTGTGACCGTGAAGACAaattatttgtgttattttacatACTTGGACACTAAATTTAATTCTTATAGTTTATACTCCTGAAAAATGTGGGTCAGcaaaccatcttttttttttttactacaattttTAACCAAAATTTATACTCTTGAACATTTTTGGTCaacaaaccatgtttttttgtgtgtgtgttttttttttaagtacaattgTTAACCAAAATTTATACTCCTGGGAAATTTTggtcaacaaaacatctttcttctttttttttaagtacaaattGTAACCAACATTTATACTCCTGAAAAATTTTGGTCAacaaatcttttatttatttatttttttagacattttttaaccaaatattttattttctaggCAGTCATTGGAACTTAAAATCCCTTTTGTCCCCAGAAATTCTAAAATGGATGCCACTCAAGGAATTATTGTaaactataatataataataactataatatttaaaaataaaaaaaataaaaaaagtctatCCATGTATGACAAATATTTACCACAGCAGACAAATTATCagtcaaattgaaaataaaagcaatttcaTTTTGAATAGGATACATTTTGTTCTAATTTTGACTAAAAACATCTTCCACCTTTCTGCAAGGAGACACTGATCCATCTGGGAGCCAAATTTTCTCCATGCATGCGTCAGGATCGAGAGATCCACAAACTGGTGCAGGAGATGAGGGTCAAAGAGAGAGAGTCGGGCTGCTGCGTGAGAAACGATCGCTCGGGATGTTTGCAGACTTTGCAGGAAGAGTGCTCGGTCAGTGCATCTGACTTCAAATATTTAACAGTAGTATTTAGTAATGAATTTTACTCTGCAAGTCTGTATTACGTCCTCTCTTCTAGACTACCTTGGCAATGTGGGTAAAGTGGCCTCAGCACCCCAATGCTCCTTATTTGAATGGTAAACTACGTCAATATGGTGCAGTTTGCCGTCAGGATCCCAGGTAAAACCAAATTGAAGTGTATGTTATTATTAACTGCATCATATGTTTCTGCCTGGCAACAAGTACCCAAAATGTTACCacaatcaatttattttgtagaaTTTGTCAGGAACCTGCCTCTGTTTCGCCTCACGAGTGGCCTGAAGACATCACCAAGTGGCCAGTGAGTAGAATGACATGTTAATAGgctacccatccatccattttcttaacattaAATACAATGATTCTTTCatataccactagagggagcactTGTGCCATTTTTCCAATATTCTACTTTTATGTGTGACCTGCAGGTTTGCACACGGTGCAATTTTGGGAACCACACTAATTTTCCCCACATAGATTGTACCATCACAGGCAGGCCCTGCTGCATCGGAACCAAAGGCCGGTAAGGATGCAATGTCACAGAAGTTCACAATgcatagtttattttattttattttatttattatatatttatttaatttagttgtAAGAATTATTCTGAGGTCAATTTCACAGCATGTTAAGGAAGGAACATCTAAAGTTAGCcttttgtaaatttttaaattactttttttaatataaataaaaaaatttactatgtattttatttgatatacattttattagattttttttgtattttaaatacatttattaacatTAAATTATATCCTATATAAATCACTACTATTTGCATATTGATTAAAATGGTCTGTATTATATTTTGTAGATGTGAAATCACTTCCAGAGAGTACTGTGACTTCATGCACGGCTACTTCCATGAAGAAGCCACTCTCTGCTCACAGGTGcactacacacacgcacacatgcgcgcgcacacactagTTTTAAGATTTCTTCCAGCGACTGAAATATGTTTCTTTGAATGGTcttttaaaacagcaacatggtGTAATTTAACAATAATCTAAAATGACACTTTTGATGCTGGCTTCTACAGTAATGAGAGCAAAATGACCCTTGTTACCATGGTAACACCAGATCAGATAATGATCAGACAgtagagtttttattttaagacaGAATGTTTTAAAACAGATGAGTTCTGCCAATCTTTcgtcattaataaaaaaaaaaacatttaccacTGGAAGTtagtattgttttttatttacattttacactaTGTGATTATATAAgcgttgtcattttttttctccactagGTGGCGTGCATGGATGACGTCTGTGGCCTTCTGCCTTTTCTCAACCCTGAAGTCCCAGACCAGTTTTCCCGACTGTGGCTGTCCCTCTTCCTTCACGCTGGGTGACTTTACTTTCTCCACTCTTTaaagtagtgtgtgtgtgtgtgtgtgtgtgtgtgtgtgtgtgtgcgtgtgtgtgcgtgtgtgtgtgtgtgactacaATACTTctattatttgaaaaataaataagtaaataactaaaaaataatacaaaaaataataaaataataataataaataaataaatataaaaaaaaattaaaaattaaaataaaaaaatggtggaCAGTTACAGGTTTCGCACAAATTTTATCTTAAACCCAATTTGCTAggtcaaaaataatgaaaccaaccttgggtaaaagtaacccaatctgcaaaaaaaaaaaaaaaaagtgtatgaaaTGCACTTAAATTGCAGGCGAAAAATATTTATGAACAGTTTTTGTTGTCTGTCGGTAGGATTCTTCACTGCCTGGTGTCAGTATTGTTTCAAATGACAGTGCTTCGAGATCTGGAAAAGTTAGCTGGCTGGCTGCGGATCTCCATCATCTACATGCTTAGTGGCATCACAGGAAACCTGGCGTCAGCCATTTTTCTGCCCTACAGAGCGGAGGTACACAACAGGCATGTGGTCTAATCTCAACGTGTATCAATAGTGGTTATGTGGGCTCGTTTCAAAGCTACACAaaataatcaatgaattaaagacatttaaaacaaaataatatcaaacatattagaatAAAGCCTCACTATGCttccacttatttaaaaaaaaaaagaaagaaaatccattacagtactttttttaactttgtatgtacattaagttttttttttcctcaagtaCGGCAGCTGCATATTTTAAGTAcagttcaattttatttaacttaaatacagtacatttttaagACTAAAACTGCCCTCTATTTTTTGGctgcattttaatgtaattaataatCCATTATGATATGGCTGcaaaaattcattaattaaatcaataaataaataacacagtTACACAAAGTACATGCCACGTTCAACAGGAATCTATAAATTCACTTTATGACGGTATTGTATACTTCTGCACAGCTTTGTGTCTCTCCTTTCCAACCATAGATTAGgtgttccatttatttatttatttatccatccatctatccatccattttcttaaccgcttttcctcacaagggtcgcggagggcgctggagcctatcccagctggcttcgggcagtaggcggggtacaccctgaactgttttatttgaattaattattttatttatttatttttaaacttttcctAAATGCCAAAAATCACTGGCAGAAAACGGcttctgacatttaaaaaaaaaagaaagaaaacaaaacaaacacgctGGTGGAAACGGTGTTCTGacagcaataaaataaatgtatgtatttaataaaaataaataaatatatgtttttatttataaagaaatcaatctttaaaaaaaatgtaaataaacaactaaatagacaaaataaatacatatatatttttaatgtatttatgtatttatttattgccctTCCTGTCAAATGTTTGACCTTTGGATAATATACTCCCTTACATGCATTCATTCCAGGGACGTGCAGTCAGTTTAAGCAAGTGCTGCCCCCTGATGGCCACTCTCTGcacgtgaagaaaaaaaataaagaaaaaaatatatatacataatgaaTGTGTGACATATTTCATATTTGAGTCTCTCTTTTGTTGAGGTTGGTCCCGCTGGCAGCCAGTTCGGCATCCTGGCGTGCCTCTTCGTGGAGCTCTTTCAGAGCTGGCAGATCCTCGAGAGGCCCTGGCGGGCGTTTGCAAAGCTGTTTGGCATCTCCGTATTCTTCTTCTCTTTCGGTTTGCTGCCTTGGATCGACAACTTTGCCCACATCTGTGGTTTCGTCTCAGGATTCTTCTTATCATTTGCCTTCTTGCCATACATCAGGTGGGTGTGGCCTAAATCTACACATTTTAAATCACCTCACCCCCTTCTGATTAAAAATATGCACTTTTCTGCTGTTTCAGCTTTGGGCGCTCAGACCTGTACCGCAAGAGGGTCCAGATCTGTGTTTTCCTGCTGGTTTTCGCAGCTCTGCTCTCGTCCCTGGCCGTCTTCTTCTATGTTTACCCCGTGAAGTGCGACTGGTGCGAGTACCTCACCTGCATCCCCATCACGGACAAGTTCTGCGCGAAATATGACCTGAACGCAAACCTCCTTTGACCCACGATGGCTGCTTTGAAGCCACCGTGCGTCCGTGTGGACGCGGGTTTCCACTGCAGCGTTTTGAAATGAAGACATTTTCGTGGAGAATAAGCCATTTTTTGTATGATCCTGCCTGCCTGACCCACATGCAAAATCATTCAAACCAAAGGCCTTGAAGCACTTCATTAAAATGTTAGGACCGATTTGGCCAATGACtcaaattttctgtttttgagtttgtttttattttaatatactgtataggaAAAATATGTGCtctcaatgcatgtataaacAATCCACCAtcctaaaacaacaacaaagggtttGTAGTCAACAAAAAAGtagcacatactgtattatttatttatttcagctgGCATAACATTTATCATTCAAGGGCAGCACAAAACTGCAAACCaatgttaaagggatacttaacacattgagtcattttaagtaaaaagttaatattttgtccagaattaattggataacttcattatttttcatgtacaattaatacctttaaaaacatttttttccctctaaaatAGGTtaaaaccaatcacagctcacctgttttctgggtttggtcagcaacgtgagccatgattggtcgttacctctTCCTGAACATGGGttacgtcatcttcagtcgacagcaagtgaaaaaaaaattgttttaaaggtattaattgttcatgaaaaataatcaagttatcgcacacaaaatattattttcttactgttgaaaatggcatgtgtcaagtatccctttaagtgcttttttttttcctccaccaaAATTAACTCaatcaaaattattatattattgaaGTCCTATGTTTGCCCCGAATGTCATTCCAAAAccgcaaaaaaattattgatcCTACTCATTGTCTGGTATGGGGCAATTTAAGACTCAATGCTAGTGCAACTAAgctatgtctgccatctagtgatgaGTTGtcatattacaacttaaagTAGTGGAACCTTGCTAATCGTGGTGAACATTTTAGTATAAATGACACCCATTAAAATGCACCggatttttatgtatgtatgtatttatttatttagtaaacccAAAAGATTTGACAAAGACCACCGATAAACCTCCAAtatacattttccatgaaaaagtAGATTGGAGTTTTgcccaggaaaaaaagaaaaaaagaagaaaaaaaagtgcattattaatgggcgttattttattttgaaatggcttggtcagaaccaacaaaaagccaaaaaatggtcaaataacgcccaggggttaaaataaTATAGATTGTGTTTTCatgagttttatttaaaaaaggaataaaGTAATTGCATGCATCAGTGCTGTAATGCAACAGGTCAAATTAtatgtattgtgtgtgtttaattgaCAATTTGAGGCCCATAGCTTGAGCTGGAACCGCATTCCTTCCAACCATCTTCTCATGTAAGATAATGAAAGTATAATAATGCCGTTTTCACTTTGCGATTCAaggtaaaataaacacaatcatTTCCATGCGCTCATCAAATATTGACGCCAGAACCCCTGACTCACTGTATAAATGCTGTGTGAATATATGATAAGGTCAGTGGCATGCGAATGTGAGCTCATTAGCGTCAGGTCATGAGAGCCTCGTGCGGTATCAGAGGCCGGCTGTGCGTCTCACACCCATTGGCTGCCCCGTGCAGCTTCTGCAGATAGCAGCAGCTCCAAAACGTTATCTGCAAAAAGCtgctcagcaaaaaaaacagttgctgagcaatatttctgttttgcatGTATTTTGTTGTAGGAAAAATGAAAGTGAATATTGAATGGAGAAAAATCTGCACTCAAACAGATACACGCATTACAGGAGGTAGATTTGGACAGAAATGTTACCAACTTgctgattcaaattttttttcaacctttatttaaccagataaaaaaacattgagatCAATATCTTTTTTACAACTTCACACGTCATTAAAACAAACCCCGACTGTAATaaaaagtttgctctatattactTATTTAACATAACTataagattcatttttcaaaaattatttccagttcaatacattttgtaggaactttatttggatgtacgccgccattgttatttacgtcgcaatgcATTCAgcgcgtagtgacgtagaatggcggcgggct
This genomic interval carries:
- the LOC144038733 gene encoding inactive rhomboid protein 1-like isoform X3; its protein translation is MAEPGSRKKPPRLKMEIPIIQLTRDDTPIQKKSLKRQRSASMPGANPQACMAALETSKNDLRPPQERIPSFTSSKGGTADWFGVSKDSDSSQRWRRKSLQHCSHLYGGLKVQVMRGMELPSQDNISLASTETPPPLYLPSHHPSHHHYGMQRIVDPLARGRAFRTVEEVDGFSVLPVPANACSASLCSFSSSRSALSRLPRRRKRESVALMSLKAAAALMMGRALGEGATGRHRRRSFLPPSFFEDDTVDFLDELDTSFFTGEGLPDELSSYADEVFETASEAARNQPEESEHTGSALDWHELERSHLMMPLERGWRKAKAGSPVQPKVGMNQEVVSRQRGQRIAVPVKKLFAREKRPYGLGIVGRLTNRTYRTRIDSFVKRQMDDMADHRPFFSYWITFVHLLITILAVTIHSIAPVGFSQHETVDSVLRSTGVYENVKFVQQENFWIGPSSETLIHLGAKFSPCMRQDREIHKLVQEMRVKERESGCCVRNDRSGCLQTLQEECSTTLAMWVKWPQHPNAPYLNGKLRQYGAVCRQDPRICQEPASVSPHEWPEDITKWPVCTRCNFGNHTNFPHIDCTITGRPCCIGTKGRCEITSREYCDFMHGYFHEEATLCSQVACMDDVCGLLPFLNPEVPDQFSRLWLSLFLHAGILHCLVSVLFQMTVLRDLEKLAGWLRISIIYMLSGITGNLASAIFLPYRAEVGPAGSQFGILACLFVELFQSWQILERPWRAFAKLFGISVFFFSFGLLPWIDNFAHICGFVSGFFLSFAFLPYISFGRSDLYRKRVQICVFLLVFAALLSSLAVFFYVYPVKCDWCEYLTCIPITDKFCAKYDLNANLL
- the LOC144038733 gene encoding inactive rhomboid protein 1-like isoform X2; the protein is MAEPGSRKKPPRLKMEIPIIQLTRDDTPIQKKSLKRQRSASMPGANPQACMAALETSKNDLRPPQERIPSFTSSKGEKKVHFERVNTIPPKGRRCPRRGSTVRRWSCIPKILTQRRSSIPKQIIRGTADWFGVSKDSDSSQRWRRKSLQHCSHLYGGLKVQVMRGMELPSQDNISLASTETPPPLYLPSHHPSHHHYGMQRIVDPLARGRAFRTVEEVDGFSVLPVPANACSASLCSFSSSRSALSRLPRRRKRESVALMSLKAAAALMMGRALGEGATGRHRRRSFLPPSFFEDDTVDFLDELDTSFFTGEGLPDELSSYADEVFETASEAARNQPEESEHTGSALDWHELERSHLMMPLERGWRKAKAGSPVQPKVGMNQEVVSRQRGQRIAVPVKKLFAREKRPYGLGIVGRLTNRTYRTRIDSFVKRQMDDMADHRPFFSYWITFVHLLITILAVTIHSIAPVGFSQHETVDSVLRSTGVYENVKFVQQENFWIGPSSTLIHLGAKFSPCMRQDREIHKLVQEMRVKERESGCCVRNDRSGCLQTLQEECSTTLAMWVKWPQHPNAPYLNGKLRQYGAVCRQDPRICQEPASVSPHEWPEDITKWPVCTRCNFGNHTNFPHIDCTITGRPCCIGTKGRCEITSREYCDFMHGYFHEEATLCSQVACMDDVCGLLPFLNPEVPDQFSRLWLSLFLHAGILHCLVSVLFQMTVLRDLEKLAGWLRISIIYMLSGITGNLASAIFLPYRAEVGPAGSQFGILACLFVELFQSWQILERPWRAFAKLFGISVFFFSFGLLPWIDNFAHICGFVSGFFLSFAFLPYISFGRSDLYRKRVQICVFLLVFAALLSSLAVFFYVYPVKCDWCEYLTCIPITDKFCAKYDLNANLL
- the LOC144038733 gene encoding inactive rhomboid protein 1-like isoform X1; its protein translation is MAEPGSRKKPPRLKMEIPIIQLTRDDTPIQKKSLKRQRSASMPGANPQACMAALETSKNDLRPPQERIPSFTSSKGEKKVHFERVNTIPPKGRRCPRRGSTVRRWSCIPKILTQRRSSIPKQIIRGTADWFGVSKDSDSSQRWRRKSLQHCSHLYGGLKVQVMRGMELPSQDNISLASTETPPPLYLPSHHPSHHHYGMQRIVDPLARGRAFRTVEEVDGFSVLPVPANACSASLCSFSSSRSALSRLPRRRKRESVALMSLKAAAALMMGRALGEGATGRHRRRSFLPPSFFEDDTVDFLDELDTSFFTGEGLPDELSSYADEVFETASEAARNQPEESEHTGSALDWHELERSHLMMPLERGWRKAKAGSPVQPKVGMNQEVVSRQRGQRIAVPVKKLFAREKRPYGLGIVGRLTNRTYRTRIDSFVKRQMDDMADHRPFFSYWITFVHLLITILAVTIHSIAPVGFSQHETVDSVLRSTGVYENVKFVQQENFWIGPSSETLIHLGAKFSPCMRQDREIHKLVQEMRVKERESGCCVRNDRSGCLQTLQEECSTTLAMWVKWPQHPNAPYLNGKLRQYGAVCRQDPRICQEPASVSPHEWPEDITKWPVCTRCNFGNHTNFPHIDCTITGRPCCIGTKGRCEITSREYCDFMHGYFHEEATLCSQVACMDDVCGLLPFLNPEVPDQFSRLWLSLFLHAGILHCLVSVLFQMTVLRDLEKLAGWLRISIIYMLSGITGNLASAIFLPYRAEVGPAGSQFGILACLFVELFQSWQILERPWRAFAKLFGISVFFFSFGLLPWIDNFAHICGFVSGFFLSFAFLPYISFGRSDLYRKRVQICVFLLVFAALLSSLAVFFYVYPVKCDWCEYLTCIPITDKFCAKYDLNANLL
- the LOC144038733 gene encoding inactive rhomboid protein 1-like isoform X4 is translated as MSRNQDPYWGSIHRGTADWFGVSKDSDSSQRWRRKSLQHCSHLYGGLKVQVMRGMELPSQDNISLASTETPPPLYLPSHHPSHHHYGMQRIVDPLARGRAFRTVEEVDGFSVLPVPANACSASLCSFSSSRSALSRLPRRRKRESVALMSLKAAAALMMGRALGEGATGRHRRRSFLPPSFFEDDTVDFLDELDTSFFTGEGLPDELSSYADEVFETASEAARNQPEESEHTGSALDWHELERSHLMMPLERGWRKAKAGSPVQPKVGMNQEVVSRQRGQRIAVPVKKLFAREKRPYGLGIVGRLTNRTYRTRIDSFVKRQMDDMADHRPFFSYWITFVHLLITILAVTIHSIAPVGFSQHETVDSVLRSTGVYENVKFVQQENFWIGPSSETLIHLGAKFSPCMRQDREIHKLVQEMRVKERESGCCVRNDRSGCLQTLQEECSTTLAMWVKWPQHPNAPYLNGKLRQYGAVCRQDPRICQEPASVSPHEWPEDITKWPVCTRCNFGNHTNFPHIDCTITGRPCCIGTKGRCEITSREYCDFMHGYFHEEATLCSQVACMDDVCGLLPFLNPEVPDQFSRLWLSLFLHAGILHCLVSVLFQMTVLRDLEKLAGWLRISIIYMLSGITGNLASAIFLPYRAEVGPAGSQFGILACLFVELFQSWQILERPWRAFAKLFGISVFFFSFGLLPWIDNFAHICGFVSGFFLSFAFLPYISFGRSDLYRKRVQICVFLLVFAALLSSLAVFFYVYPVKCDWCEYLTCIPITDKFCAKYDLNANLL